The Hyphomicrobium sp. MC1 genome window below encodes:
- a CDS encoding histidine kinase, producing MPLRRRLLALVALVLALCLIGGGVLTYLYGLRKIDLEMSSAMEVASSAVGDALTSVVPGPDANTQVRRIISSFDGDRHIVARLVNPAGKIASVSRLEKPFDPPPSWLFGLLAGEQRARTFELPKGVEDLGTIQIQADPHNEVSEVWEDLKLKFLIIASFCAIVLTLIYATLGRALRPLEQLSSALDRVGKGDYTAHVAESGPEDLKLIYQAFNRMADQLQASEQDNHRLNEQLSTVQEEERSEIARDLHDEIGPFLFAADVDAQAIPLLASRNASDEVVERSKAIRQSVQHMQVHLRAILSRLRPALLIDQGLVIAVEQLVAFWKARRPNINFTMDIEDARFPIGIEEVAFRILQEGTSNAVRHGQPSAIGLTARRVDGALRIVVSDDGSGITVNGTRGFGLAGMRERVASLDGRLRIADREGGKGVLLIVEIPLPLARNKNDGQQNMTTSAA from the coding sequence ATGCCCTTGAGACGCCGACTTCTCGCGCTCGTCGCGCTCGTCCTCGCGCTTTGCCTTATCGGTGGCGGCGTGCTGACGTACCTCTATGGGCTGCGCAAGATCGATCTTGAAATGTCGTCGGCGATGGAGGTCGCGAGCAGCGCCGTCGGCGATGCGCTGACGTCCGTCGTGCCAGGACCCGACGCGAACACGCAGGTTCGCAGGATCATCTCCTCGTTCGATGGCGACCGGCACATCGTTGCTCGCCTCGTCAACCCGGCCGGGAAGATTGCGAGCGTGTCGCGTCTCGAAAAGCCGTTTGATCCTCCCCCGAGTTGGCTGTTCGGGCTTCTTGCCGGCGAGCAGAGGGCACGGACGTTCGAACTCCCAAAGGGCGTCGAAGATCTCGGCACAATTCAAATACAGGCCGATCCGCACAATGAAGTCAGCGAGGTCTGGGAAGATCTGAAACTCAAATTCCTGATCATCGCAAGCTTCTGCGCCATTGTGCTGACGCTGATCTACGCCACGCTCGGGCGGGCGCTCCGACCACTGGAACAGCTTTCGTCTGCGCTCGACCGCGTTGGCAAAGGCGACTACACGGCCCACGTCGCCGAATCCGGTCCCGAAGACCTGAAACTGATCTATCAGGCTTTCAACCGCATGGCCGACCAGCTGCAAGCGTCCGAGCAAGATAACCATCGCCTCAATGAGCAGCTTTCTACCGTACAGGAAGAAGAGCGTTCCGAGATTGCCCGCGATCTCCATGATGAGATTGGCCCGTTTCTTTTCGCCGCCGACGTCGATGCGCAGGCGATCCCTCTCCTCGCCTCGCGCAACGCCTCCGATGAGGTCGTCGAACGCAGCAAGGCCATTCGCCAGTCGGTCCAGCACATGCAGGTGCATTTGCGCGCCATTCTGAGCCGCCTCAGGCCGGCGTTGCTGATCGATCAGGGGCTGGTCATCGCGGTCGAGCAGCTGGTCGCGTTCTGGAAGGCGCGACGACCCAACATCAACTTCACGATGGACATCGAGGACGCGCGTTTTCCAATCGGCATCGAGGAGGTCGCTTTTCGGATTTTGCAGGAGGGCACGAGCAATGCCGTGCGGCATGGGCAGCCTTCTGCCATCGGACTTACGGCGCGGCGCGTCGATGGCGCATTGCGGATCGTCGTATCGGACGACGGCTCGGGAATTACGGTGAATGGAACGAGAGGATTTGGTCTTGCAGGAATGCGAGAGCGCGTGGCGTCGCTTGACGGCCGTCTCCGCATTGCCGATCGCGAAGGGGGGAAAGGCGTGTTGTTGATTGTCGAGATTCCACTGCCGCTGGCGCGAAATAAGAATGATGGCCAGCAAAACATGACCACGAGTGCAGCATGA
- a CDS encoding response regulator transcription factor, with product MKILIVDDHGVVREGLRKLFVAHFEADVLETSGIEEALTVYRQERPDVVVLDLNLEGAGGLEVLRQILATDGNARVVVFSMHHEPIYAVRALRGGARGYVSKSAPVEELIAAIRKVRAGEQYIDRDLASRIAVSQISSDDPLQSLSIREVEILRMLGQGKSMTAISENLGIAYKTVANICTQMKVKLGVDRTADLIRLAIETLKA from the coding sequence ATGAAAATACTTATTGTCGATGACCATGGTGTTGTGCGCGAGGGGCTGAGAAAGCTGTTCGTGGCACATTTCGAAGCGGACGTTTTGGAAACGTCCGGCATTGAGGAGGCCCTCACCGTCTACCGGCAAGAACGGCCGGACGTCGTCGTGCTCGATCTCAATCTCGAAGGCGCGGGCGGCCTTGAAGTTCTCAGGCAAATTCTCGCCACTGACGGCAACGCGCGGGTCGTCGTCTTCAGTATGCACCACGAGCCGATCTATGCCGTTCGCGCACTGCGCGGCGGAGCGCGGGGTTATGTCAGCAAAAGCGCGCCGGTCGAAGAACTGATCGCTGCAATCCGCAAGGTGCGCGCCGGCGAGCAGTACATCGACAGAGATCTCGCGTCACGCATCGCGGTCAGCCAGATTTCGTCGGACGATCCGCTGCAATCGCTGTCGATCCGCGAGGTCGAGATTCTTCGGATGCTCGGACAGGGCAAGAGCATGACGGCGATCTCCGAAAATCTCGGAATCGCGTACAAAACCGTCGCCAATATCTGCACGCAGATGAAGGTGAAGCTCGGCGTCGACCGGACCGCTGACCTCATCCGCCTCGCGATCGAAACGCTAAAGGCATGA
- a CDS encoding SRPBCC family protein, whose amino-acid sequence MKLAQGPVFAGLIAGLLVGTLGAVTAANAASIAVGKKLELKVDPAKMKEERDRLWAKFGGWCAIQDWHPAIAKCEETTEGDAKVRILTLKGGGTIKEKLLDVKPNFYRYEILESPLPVKNYQAQFALTPDDDDEDEINFAWSAVFDPADGKSDKESRDVIDGIFKAGLDNIKKTAGTKPDDDDDKK is encoded by the coding sequence ATGAAATTGGCACAGGGTCCTGTATTCGCCGGACTGATTGCCGGACTGCTCGTGGGAACGCTTGGCGCCGTCACCGCCGCCAATGCGGCCAGCATTGCCGTCGGCAAAAAGCTGGAGCTCAAGGTCGACCCGGCAAAGATGAAAGAAGAGCGCGATCGTCTCTGGGCCAAGTTCGGCGGCTGGTGCGCGATCCAGGATTGGCATCCGGCCATCGCGAAATGCGAGGAAACCACCGAGGGCGACGCCAAGGTCCGCATCCTGACACTAAAGGGCGGCGGCACGATCAAGGAAAAGCTGCTCGACGTGAAGCCGAACTTCTACCGCTATGAAATTCTCGAAAGCCCGCTGCCGGTCAAAAATTATCAGGCGCAGTTTGCCCTGACACCGGATGACGACGACGAGGATGAAATCAATTTCGCTTGGTCTGCCGTATTCGATCCCGCGGACGGTAAGTCCGACAAGGAATCCCGCGACGTGATCGATGGCATCTTCAAAGCCGGTCTCGACAACATCAAGAAAACGGCGGGCACCAAGCCTGACGATGACGACGACAAGAAGTAA
- a CDS encoding response regulator → MSIAQTIRVHLPYLRRFARTLTGAQQTGDAYVATLLESLVSTPSDFPTNMPPRMALYHLFLKVWNSVRLDSNGGDEVTSALVAAQRKINSISSLPRQAFLLVAVEGFTSAETAAILEVTEPDVEKLLEVAGQEIAHQVATNVLIIEDELLIAMDLETIVTSLGHSVQEVATTKNEALAAVKRNKPGLILADVKLADGSSGLEAAKEIVAEGEVPIIFITAYPEKVLTGERPEPTFLISKPFQRDTVMAIISQALFFDTKAHPRTAAA, encoded by the coding sequence ATGTCGATTGCGCAGACAATACGTGTGCACTTGCCTTATTTACGGCGGTTCGCGCGGACCTTGACCGGCGCGCAGCAGACGGGCGACGCCTACGTTGCAACGCTTCTCGAAAGTCTGGTTTCAACGCCGTCGGACTTCCCCACGAACATGCCGCCGCGCATGGCGCTCTATCACCTGTTCCTGAAGGTCTGGAATTCGGTCCGGCTCGATTCGAACGGCGGCGACGAAGTGACCAGCGCGCTTGTCGCGGCCCAGCGGAAAATAAACTCGATCAGCTCGCTGCCCCGGCAAGCGTTCCTGCTGGTTGCGGTTGAAGGCTTCACCTCGGCCGAGACGGCCGCCATTCTCGAAGTCACCGAGCCCGACGTCGAGAAGCTGCTCGAGGTCGCAGGGCAGGAAATTGCTCATCAGGTCGCGACCAATGTTCTCATCATCGAGGACGAGCTGCTGATCGCGATGGACCTTGAAACCATCGTCACCAGCCTCGGCCATTCCGTGCAGGAAGTGGCAACCACGAAAAACGAGGCGCTTGCCGCTGTGAAACGCAACAAGCCGGGCCTCATCCTCGCCGACGTCAAGCTTGCCGACGGCAGTAGCGGCCTTGAAGCAGCCAAGGAGATCGTCGCCGAAGGCGAAGTTCCGATCATCTTCATCACGGCCTATCCCGAAAAGGTCCTGACCGGCGAACGCCCGGAGCCGACCTTCCTCATTTCAAAGCCGTTTCAGCGTGACACCGTCATGGCGATCATCAGCCAAGCGCTGTTTTTCGATACCAAGGCCCATCCTCGAACCGCGGCCGCCTGA
- a CDS encoding NepR family anti-sigma factor: MQHRLDAPEDCKRTDGDFPEPEGQPEPEAAKGPLPQLPGFAAQLIGQRMRAMYDTIAQEPVPDDLLELVRKLEAKEQQK; the protein is encoded by the coding sequence ATGCAGCATCGCCTCGACGCACCCGAGGATTGCAAGAGAACGGATGGCGACTTTCCGGAACCGGAAGGTCAGCCAGAACCCGAGGCCGCAAAAGGCCCTCTTCCGCAGCTTCCCGGATTTGCCGCGCAGCTCATCGGTCAGCGCATGCGGGCGATGTATGACACCATCGCCCAGGAGCCCGTCCCTGACGACCTTCTCGAACTTGTCCGCAAGCTCGAGGCGAAGGAGCAGCAGAAGTGA
- a CDS encoding sigma-70 family RNA polymerase sigma factor, with product MTETKSFGDALIEAIPNLRAFAHSLSGDAQLSNDLVQETLLKAWTHKDSFVPDSNLKAWLFTILRNTYFTYYRKSQREELDEDHAAMNASVPPPQLTHLEFDDMQKALMRLSPDHREALLLITAEGFSYEDAARVCGCAVGTMKSRVNRARNRLLEEMTGQLPGEAVPDDEDAVKSSSGR from the coding sequence GTGACGGAAACTAAGAGTTTCGGGGACGCGCTGATCGAGGCGATCCCAAATCTTAGGGCCTTTGCACATTCGCTGAGCGGCGACGCGCAGCTGTCGAACGATCTTGTCCAGGAAACCTTGCTTAAAGCTTGGACTCACAAGGACTCGTTCGTGCCGGATTCTAACCTCAAGGCGTGGCTGTTCACCATCCTCCGCAACACCTATTTCACGTACTATCGGAAATCCCAGCGTGAAGAGCTCGATGAGGATCATGCGGCGATGAATGCCAGCGTGCCGCCGCCGCAGCTTACCCATCTTGAATTCGACGACATGCAGAAAGCGCTGATGCGGCTCTCGCCCGACCATCGCGAGGCTCTGCTGCTCATTACCGCGGAAGGCTTCTCGTACGAGGATGCGGCCCGCGTATGCGGCTGCGCGGTCGGGACGATGAAAAGCCGTGTCAACCGCGCCCGTAATCGGCTTCTGGAGGAAATGACCGGCCAGCTCCCAGGCGAAGCTGTGCCGGACGATGAAGACGCCGTCAAAAGCTCGTCAGGCCGATAG
- a CDS encoding HAMP domain-containing protein, giving the protein MSEQISAVESERYPSGSGGVLVEMLQTLQAVKEGDFSVRMRGDWDGLAGKIADTVNDIIITNQRMANQLQHLGHAVGREGLTNQRVRLGLALGAWGEMEQSINGLVDDLLQPMTEVTRTIEAVAQGNLLQPMRLDVDGRPLKGEFLRSATIVNTMIKQLSIFTSEVTRVAREVGIEGKLGGQAQIGEVTGVWKDLTESVNLMASNLTAQVRNIAEVTIAVANGDLSKKITVDVRGEILQLKEAINTMVEQLRSFAAEVTRVAREVGTEGRLGGQAVVPGVGGTWKDLTDNVNLLAANLTTQVRNIAEVTTAVARGDLSRKITVDVKGEILELKNTINTMVDQLNAFASEVTRVAREVGTEGRLGGQAAVPGVAGTWKDLTDNVNSMAGNLTGQVRNIAEVATAIARGDLSKKVTVNVSGEILQLKETINTMVDQLNGFAGEVTRVAREVGTEGKLGGQAQVSGVAGTWKDLTDSVNSMASNLTTQVRNIAEVSGAIARGDLSKKIDVDVKGEILDLKTTINTMVDQLNAFASEVTRVAREVGTEGKLGGQAAVPGVAGTWKDLTDNVNSMAGNLTGQVRNIAEVTTAVARGDLSRKITVDVKGEILELKNTINTMVDQLNAFASEVTRVAREVGTEGKLGGQAQVSGVAGTWKDLTDNVNFMAGNLTAQVRNIAEVATAIASGDLSKKITVDVRGEILLLKETLNTMVEQLRSFAAEVTRVAREVGTEGRLGGQAVVPGVGGTWKDLTDNVNLLAANLTTQVRNIAEVTTAVARGDLSRKITVDVKGEILDLKTTINTMVDQLNAFASEVTRVAREVGTEGRLGGQATVPGVAGTWKDLTDTVNVMAANLTEQVRGIVKVVTAVANGDLKPKLTVKSKGEVAALAETINDMTETLALFADQVTTVAREVGVEGRLGGQANVPGTAGTWKDLTGNVNLLAANLTTQVRAIAEVTTAVARGDLSRTIQVEARGEVAELKDYINTMIGNLRLTTQLNTEQDWLKTNLARFTSMLQGQRDVMTVSQKLLSELVPLINAHQGVIYQYDATNRELKLLASYADDTQAPYPERLGLGSSLVGQCAVEKQRRVLTDIPQPTTNIDSVVFKAPPRSVIVHPITFEDRLKAVISLSSLQNFEPAQLTFLEQLSVSIGVVLNSIEATMQTESLLMQSQQLAAELQDQQRAMQKTNEELAQKAQQLAERNVEVERKNEEIDQARRAVEEKAAELALTSRYKSEFLANMSHELRTPLNSILILGQQLSDNPDKNLTEKQVEFARTIHGAGTDLLNLISDILDLSKIESGTVSVDAEEVAFGGLIEAVARPFRHEAERRGLDFQVTFDADLGKTIFTDSKRLQQVLKNLLSNAFKFTRDGFVRLAVKPANGNKWNSEHPILSTAPTIVAFEVQDSGIGIPSDKQKLIFEAFQQADASTSRKYGGTGLGLAISRELAHLLGGEIQLSSEPGVGSIFTLYVPLRYASLASDVRTKSEANMTSPVALPHPGLLPSTIEDDRDSIVAGDQVLLIVEDDPNFARILLDSAHDTGFKGIVCQRGVDAMTLATDYNPTAISLDIHLPDILGWSVLSQLKHNPLTRHIPVQVLTLDDDRHHGLARGAYSFLTKPLQADQLKSALRKIGAFSATATKRLLIVEDDPAERLSISTLLKESDVEILTAEDGKSAIDTLRLENVDCVVLDLKLPDMSGFEILEHMSRQETMRDIPVIVFTGRELSSDENLQIRQYARTVVVKGVESPERLLDETALFLHRVVTELPAEKRELLSRLHDTDDYLVGRKVLLVDDDARNIFALSSLLERRGMEVLTATTGLEAIETLSTTDVSIVLMDIMMPEMDGYQTMQKIRSSEKNQRLPIIALTAKAMKGDREKCLEAGASDYLAKPVDTEQLLSALRMWLHR; this is encoded by the coding sequence ATGTCGGAGCAGATCAGCGCCGTTGAATCCGAGCGCTACCCTTCGGGTTCGGGCGGTGTGCTCGTCGAAATGCTCCAAACACTTCAGGCGGTTAAGGAGGGCGATTTCAGTGTCCGCATGCGCGGCGACTGGGACGGCTTGGCTGGCAAGATCGCCGACACCGTCAACGACATCATTATTACAAACCAGCGCATGGCCAATCAGCTGCAGCATTTGGGCCATGCGGTCGGCCGCGAAGGTTTGACCAACCAGCGCGTGCGGCTCGGCCTGGCGCTCGGCGCGTGGGGCGAGATGGAACAGTCCATCAACGGCCTTGTCGACGACCTGTTGCAGCCGATGACCGAGGTGACGCGCACGATCGAAGCCGTCGCGCAGGGCAACCTGTTGCAACCGATGCGGCTGGACGTCGATGGTCGTCCGCTCAAGGGCGAGTTCCTGCGGTCAGCGACGATCGTCAATACGATGATCAAGCAGCTGTCGATTTTCACCTCGGAAGTGACGCGCGTGGCCCGGGAGGTCGGCATCGAGGGCAAGCTCGGCGGCCAAGCCCAGATCGGCGAAGTGACCGGCGTCTGGAAGGACCTGACCGAGAGCGTCAACTTGATGGCCTCGAACCTGACGGCTCAGGTTCGCAACATCGCCGAAGTGACGATTGCCGTCGCCAACGGCGACCTGTCGAAAAAGATCACGGTCGACGTGCGTGGCGAGATCCTGCAGCTCAAGGAAGCCATCAACACGATGGTGGAACAGCTGCGATCGTTCGCTGCCGAAGTGACGCGCGTCGCCCGCGAAGTCGGCACCGAGGGTCGCCTCGGCGGTCAGGCCGTCGTGCCGGGCGTCGGCGGCACATGGAAGGACCTCACCGATAACGTCAACCTGCTCGCTGCGAACCTCACGACACAGGTGCGGAACATCGCCGAAGTGACGACGGCCGTGGCGCGCGGCGACCTTTCGCGCAAGATCACGGTCGACGTCAAAGGCGAAATTCTGGAATTGAAAAACACCATCAACACGATGGTGGACCAGCTCAATGCTTTCGCCTCCGAAGTGACGCGCGTCGCGCGCGAGGTCGGAACCGAGGGTCGCCTCGGCGGCCAAGCTGCGGTGCCGGGCGTTGCCGGTACGTGGAAGGATCTTACCGACAACGTCAACTCGATGGCGGGCAACCTCACCGGCCAGGTGCGTAACATCGCCGAAGTCGCCACCGCTATTGCGCGCGGCGACTTGTCGAAGAAAGTGACGGTCAACGTCTCGGGCGAAATTCTGCAGTTGAAAGAGACCATCAATACGATGGTCGATCAGCTCAATGGTTTCGCCGGCGAAGTGACGCGCGTGGCGCGCGAGGTCGGCACCGAAGGCAAGCTTGGCGGCCAGGCGCAGGTGTCGGGTGTCGCCGGTACGTGGAAAGACTTGACCGACAGCGTCAACTCAATGGCGTCGAACCTCACGACACAGGTGCGCAACATCGCCGAGGTTTCGGGCGCCATCGCGCGTGGTGACTTGTCGAAGAAAATCGACGTCGACGTCAAAGGCGAAATTCTCGATCTCAAGACGACCATCAATACGATGGTCGACCAGCTCAATGCTTTCGCTTCCGAAGTCACGCGTGTCGCCCGAGAAGTCGGCACCGAGGGCAAGCTCGGCGGTCAGGCCGCGGTGCCGGGCGTCGCCGGTACGTGGAAGGACCTCACCGACAACGTCAACTCGATGGCGGGCAACCTGACGGGTCAGGTGCGCAACATCGCCGAAGTGACGACGGCCGTGGCGCGCGGCGACCTTTCGCGCAAGATCACGGTCGACGTCAAAGGCGAAATTCTGGAGTTGAAAAACACCATCAACACGATGGTGGACCAGCTGAATGCTTTCGCCTCAGAAGTGACGCGCGTTGCCCGCGAAGTCGGCACCGAAGGCAAGCTTGGCGGTCAGGCGCAGGTGTCGGGCGTCGCCGGTACGTGGAAGGATCTCACCGACAACGTGAACTTCATGGCCGGCAACTTGACGGCCCAGGTTCGTAACATCGCCGAAGTTGCGACCGCCATCGCGAGCGGTGACCTGTCGAAGAAGATCACCGTCGACGTGCGCGGCGAAATTTTGCTGCTGAAAGAAACGCTCAACACGATGGTCGAGCAGCTGCGGTCGTTCGCTGCCGAAGTGACGCGCGTGGCCCGCGAAGTCGGTACCGAGGGACGCCTCGGCGGTCAGGCCGTTGTGCCGGGCGTCGGCGGAACCTGGAAAGACTTGACCGATAACGTCAACCTGCTCGCCGCCAACCTCACGACGCAGGTTCGAAACATCGCCGAAGTGACGACCGCTGTGGCGCGCGGCGACCTCTCGCGAAAAATTACGGTCGACGTCAAAGGCGAAATTCTCGATCTCAAGACGACGATCAACACGATGGTCGACCAGCTCAATGCCTTCGCTTCCGAAGTGACGCGCGTCGCTCGCGAAGTCGGCACTGAGGGTCGCCTCGGCGGTCAGGCGACGGTGCCGGGCGTCGCCGGTACGTGGAAGGACTTGACCGACACCGTGAACGTCATGGCTGCGAACCTTACCGAACAGGTGCGCGGCATCGTGAAGGTCGTGACGGCAGTTGCGAACGGCGACTTGAAACCGAAACTCACGGTGAAGTCGAAAGGCGAAGTCGCCGCGCTCGCGGAGACGATCAACGACATGACCGAAACGCTGGCGCTGTTCGCCGATCAGGTGACGACGGTGGCGCGCGAAGTCGGCGTCGAAGGACGTCTTGGCGGTCAGGCCAACGTGCCGGGCACAGCCGGCACGTGGAAAGATTTGACCGGCAACGTCAACCTTCTGGCCGCCAACCTCACGACGCAGGTGCGCGCCATTGCCGAAGTGACGACGGCCGTCGCACGTGGCGACCTTTCGCGCACGATTCAAGTCGAAGCGCGCGGCGAAGTCGCGGAGCTGAAAGACTACATCAACACGATGATCGGCAACCTGCGTCTCACGACGCAGCTCAACACTGAACAGGACTGGCTCAAGACGAACCTCGCGCGCTTCACCAGCATGCTTCAGGGGCAGCGCGATGTGATGACAGTGTCGCAAAAACTGCTGTCGGAACTCGTGCCGCTCATCAACGCGCATCAGGGCGTCATCTATCAGTACGATGCGACTAACCGCGAGCTGAAGCTGCTCGCAAGCTACGCCGACGACACGCAGGCGCCCTACCCGGAACGGCTGGGACTTGGCTCGAGTCTCGTTGGGCAATGCGCCGTCGAAAAGCAGCGTCGCGTGCTAACGGACATTCCGCAGCCGACGACGAACATCGATTCCGTCGTGTTCAAAGCGCCGCCGCGCAGCGTCATCGTGCATCCGATCACGTTCGAGGATCGGCTGAAGGCCGTCATCTCGCTCAGCTCGCTGCAAAACTTCGAGCCTGCGCAGCTGACGTTCCTCGAACAGCTCTCAGTGTCGATCGGCGTCGTCTTGAACAGTATTGAAGCGACGATGCAGACGGAAAGCCTGCTGATGCAGTCGCAGCAGCTTGCGGCCGAGTTGCAGGATCAGCAGCGCGCGATGCAGAAGACCAACGAAGAATTGGCTCAGAAGGCACAGCAGCTCGCCGAACGTAACGTCGAAGTCGAACGCAAGAACGAGGAAATCGATCAGGCGCGGCGTGCGGTGGAAGAAAAGGCAGCCGAGCTTGCTCTGACGTCGCGTTACAAGTCCGAATTCCTCGCCAACATGTCTCATGAGCTGAGAACGCCCCTCAACAGCATCCTCATCCTCGGGCAGCAGCTCAGCGATAACCCGGATAAGAACTTGACGGAGAAACAGGTCGAGTTCGCGCGTACGATTCACGGCGCAGGCACCGACCTTCTGAACCTCATCAGCGATATTCTCGATCTGTCGAAGATCGAATCCGGCACCGTTTCGGTTGATGCAGAAGAGGTCGCGTTCGGCGGTCTTATCGAAGCCGTGGCGCGGCCGTTCCGCCACGAAGCCGAGCGGCGCGGTCTCGATTTCCAAGTTACGTTTGATGCTGATCTCGGTAAGACGATTTTCACGGACTCCAAGCGTCTGCAGCAGGTTCTGAAGAACCTGCTTTCGAATGCCTTCAAGTTCACGCGCGACGGGTTCGTGCGGCTGGCCGTCAAACCAGCCAACGGCAACAAGTGGAATTCCGAGCATCCCATTCTATCGACGGCGCCGACCATCGTTGCATTCGAGGTGCAGGACTCTGGTATCGGCATTCCATCCGACAAACAGAAGCTTATTTTCGAAGCCTTCCAGCAGGCCGACGCGAGCACCAGCCGCAAGTACGGCGGTACGGGTCTCGGCCTCGCGATTAGCCGCGAGCTGGCTCACCTTCTCGGCGGTGAAATTCAATTGTCGAGCGAACCCGGTGTCGGGAGCATCTTCACGCTCTACGTGCCGCTGCGCTACGCCTCGCTTGCGAGTGATGTCCGGACGAAGTCTGAAGCGAATATGACATCGCCCGTCGCGCTGCCGCATCCGGGGTTGTTGCCATCCACGATCGAGGATGACCGCGACAGTATCGTTGCCGGCGATCAGGTTCTGTTGATCGTCGAGGATGATCCGAATTTTGCCCGCATACTTCTCGACTCGGCGCACGACACCGGTTTCAAGGGCATCGTCTGCCAACGCGGCGTCGATGCTATGACGCTGGCGACGGATTACAATCCGACTGCGATTTCTCTCGATATTCACCTGCCGGATATTCTGGGTTGGTCGGTGCTCAGCCAGTTGAAGCACAATCCACTCACCCGGCATATTCCTGTGCAAGTTCTGACACTCGACGACGATCGCCATCATGGCCTGGCGCGCGGCGCGTATTCGTTCCTGACGAAACCTTTGCAGGCGGATCAATTGAAGTCAGCGCTGCGCAAGATCGGGGCGTTTTCGGCGACCGCCACCAAGAGACTGCTGATCGTCGAGGATGATCCGGCGGAACGTCTCAGCATTTCGACGCTTCTCAAAGAAAGCGACGTCGAGATTTTGACGGCGGAAGACGGCAAATCGGCGATCGACACGCTCCGGCTCGAGAATGTCGATTGCGTGGTTTTGGATCTCAAGTTGCCCGACATGTCGGGCTTCGAGATTCTGGAGCACATGAGCCGGCAAGAAACGATGCGCGATATTCCGGTCATCGTATTTACAGGGCGCGAATTGTCGAGCGACGAAAACCTGCAGATCCGGCAATATGCGCGCACCGTCGTGGTGAAGGGGGTCGAGTCGCCTGAGCGTCTATTGGACGAGACGGCGCTCTTCCTGCATCGCGTCGTCACGGAGTTGCCCGCGGAGAAGCGGGAACTGCTGTCGCGCCTGCACGACACCGACGACTATCTGGTCGGGCGCAAAGTGCTGCTCGTCGATGACGATGCGCGTAACATCTTCGCTCTGAGCAGCCTGCTCGAACGGCGCGGCATGGAGGTACTGACGGCGACGACCGGCCTCGAAGCCATCGAGACGCTCAGCACGACGGATGTTTCAATCGTTCTGATGGACATCATGATGCCCGAAATGGACGGATATCAGACCATGCAGAAGATCCGCAGCAGCGAGAAGAACCAGCGTCTACCCATTATCGCGCTGACGGCCAAGGCGATGAAGGGCGACCGCGAGAAGTGCCTTGAGGCGGGTGCTTCGGATTATCTTGCAAAGCCCGTGGATACTGAGCAACTTTTGTCGGCGTTGAGAATGTGGCTACATCGTTGA